One genomic segment of Impatiens glandulifera chromosome 6, dImpGla2.1, whole genome shotgun sequence includes these proteins:
- the LOC124941093 gene encoding E4 SUMO-protein ligase PIAL2-like isoform X2, translating to MELWRVAAVADRLFILARDPNKIVDSDEFFNLCIVLARGIDYIVSNNENPERFEDLPAILKQVCKCKNDSVMGGIFALMLSVKYACRFGFFLAKDSEELLALTNEIESSYCVGDKFSSRNDTISNLTTIMSRFYPWLRMGQILTCIEVEKGYGLYVKDFFVQKNMHFPPTDQIRFLVARTDLMENSSCIINPPQVNFLLNGKGVDKRTTTTLDKGPQMPTIVTPMLSYGVNLLQAVGEFNGSYIIMVALMSPISSVAIPVQDYVPPVVTSHDSDPEIAEGASRISLNCPISFKRIKTPIKGQSCKHHQCFDFNNFVEINAKRPSWRCPYCSQDLFLSDIRVDQTMVKILKEVNESVTDVIISIDGSWKAVTENKDNADKLHSTNLNIQQDALMIDTPPDSDIIDLTEDNVDKLFSNACEEPQDVKPVLFDNQTQPCLISTTFYDDENSSSSHTDDDFWSGLYLPTFENLASDDPSSNFMSPPSFLSSTTLNGESTGNNFVPLQQQAVYGTRPSRPDLAPPLNTSSLNLSQMQPQQPSRPDLAAPLNTSSLNLSQLQPQQPSRPHLTPLNTSSLNMSSLQQQIPQLDQRNRSNQATTGHSSLSPRFNAQRVSAALSTGFENQQLHSTSHSSAPLLRSSNFQQRPISLAGSHQGRRVEFMQTPSSSRQSPSPPVWTSTQIPNNYYRGNNTGAIPPPPPPGMNTQLQNNNRGSNMTGIQPPPGMNTQLQNNNYRGSNMAGIQPPPGMNTQLQNNNYRGSNMAGIQPPSPPPGMNTQLQNNNYRGSNMAGIQPPSPPPGMNTQLQNNNRGSNIVGIQPTPPLPPASSVSEQEWRPTGRMRGSLSGQAYEDARMQFIVRPALMTTTTTTRPALMTTTTTTQTSSRTPQELSGNTTPLHLINARNRMAQVSQTVNLSATNGGNSSTFSNGSARNN from the exons ATGGAATTATGGAGAGTAGCCGCCGTCGCCGACCGACTGTTTATACTCGCTCGTGATCCAAACAAGATAGTTGATTCCGATGAGTTCTTCAATCTCTGCATCGTTCTTGCCAG AGGTATTGACTACATTGTTTCAAACAATGAAAACCCTGAAAGATTTGAAGACTTACCCGCAATATTAAAACAG GTTTGCAAATGTAAAAATGACTCTGTAATGGGAGGTATCTTCGCGCTGATGTTATCTGTTAAG TATGCTTGTagatttggattttttttggCGAAAGATTCTGAAGAACTTCTTGCCCTTACAAATGAG ATAGAAAGCAGTTACTGCGTCGGGGATAAATTTTCTAGTAGAAATGATACTATTTCTAATCTAACAACAATTATGTCCAG ATTCTATCCGTGGTTGAGGATGGGGCAGATACTGACTTGTATTGAAGTAGAG AAGGGCTATGGGTTATATGTGAAGGATTTCTTCGTTCAGAAGAATATGCATTTTCCACCAACCGACCAAATt cGATTTTTGGTAGCTCGAACTGACTTAATGGAGAACTCTTCTTGCATCATAAATCCCCCACAAGTAAA CTTTCTGCTCAATGGAAAAGGAGTTGATAAAAGAACTACTACTACTTTG GATAAAGGCCCACAAATGCCTACAATTGTTACACCAATGCTGTCTTACGGTGTTAACCTTCTTCAAGCTGTGGGAGAATTCAATG GGAGTTACATCATAATGGTTGCTTTAATGAGTCCAATCTCAAGTGTTGCTATCCCTGTCCAAGATTATGTTCCTCCTGTGGTTACTTCTCATGATTCTG ACCCTGAAATAGCCGAAGGGGCGTCACGAATTTCATTGAACTGTCCAATAAG TTTCAAGCGTATCAAAACCCCAATAAAAGGGCAATCATGCAAACATCACCAG tGTTTTGATTTCAATAACTTTGTGGAAATAAATGCAAAAAGGCCATCATGGCGCTGCCCATACTGCTCCCAGGATCTATTCTTAAGTGACATCCGCGTAGATCAAACTATGGTCAAG ATCTTGAAAGAGGTGAATGAGTCTGTCACAGACGTGATTATTTCCATCGATGGATCATGGAAAGCTGTCACAGAAAACAAAGACAATGCAGATAAGCTTCATTCTACAAACCTAAATATTCAACAAGATGCATTAATGATTGATACACCTCCAGATTCAGATATTATTGATCTTACTGAAGACAACGTTGATAAACTATTTTCTAATGCGTGTGAAGAACCTCAAGATGTGAAACCTGTTCTATTTGATAATCAAACTCAACCGTGTTTGATTAGCACAACTTTTTATGATGATGAGAACTCGTCTTCTTCTCACACTGATGATGATTTTTGGTCTGGGTTATATCTTCCAACATTTGAAAATCTAGCATCAGATGATCCATCTTCGAATTTCATGTCTCCTCCATCGTTTCTTTCCTCTACTACTCTTAATGGTGAAAGTACTGGTAATAATTTTGTGCCGTTACAGCAGCAGGCAGTGTATGGAACGAGG CCATCAAGACCTGACTTAGCTCCTCCTCTCAATACATCTTCACTCAACTTGTCTCAGATGCAGCCACAG CAGCCATCAAGACCTGACTTAGCTGCTCCTCTCAATACGTCTTCACTCAACTTGTCTCAGTTGCAGCCACAG CAGCCATCAAGGCCTCATTTAACTCCTCTCAATACATCTTCACTCAACATGTCTTCATTGCAGCAACAGATCCCACAG TTGGATCAAAGAAACAGGTCGAATCAAGCCACAACTGGTCACTCTTCACTAAGTCCACGTTTTAACGCTCAAAGAGTCTCGGCAGCCTTATCAACAGGATTCGAAAATCAACAACTTCATTCCACTAGCCATTCTTCAGCCCCTTTACTGCGATCATCTAATTTCCAACAAAGACCAATATCTCTCGCGGGAAGCCATCAAGGCAGACGAGTTGAGTTCATGCAAACTCCATCATCGTCAAGGCAATCTCCATCCCCTCCAGTTTGGACCTCAACACAAAttccaaataattattatagagGAAATAATACAGGAGCAATTCCGCCTCCGCCACCACCTGGCATGAACACACAACTTCAGAATAATAATAGAGGAAGTAATATGACCGGTATTCAGCCACCACCCGGCATGAACACACAACTTCAGAATAATAATTATAGAGGAAGTAATATGGCCGGTATTCAGCCACCACCCGGCATGAACACACAACTTCAGAATAATAATTATAGAGGAAGTAATATGGCCGGTATTCAGCCACCTTCGCCGCCACCTGGCATGAACACACAACTTCAGAATAATAATTATAGAGGAAGTAATATGGCCGGTATTCAGCCACCTTCGCCGCCACCTGGCATGAACACACAACTTCAGAATAATAATAGAGGAAGTAATATTGTCGGTATTCAGCCAACGCCGCCACTTCCGCCAGCAAGTTCTGTGTCTGAACAAGAATGGCGTCCGACAGGGCGTATGAGGGGAAGTTTATCGGGACAGGCATACGAGGATGCTCGTATGCAGTTTATTGTGCGACCAGCTCTTATGACAACTACAACAACAACGCGACCAGCTCTTATGACAACTACTACAACAACGCAGACAAGCAGTAGAACACCACAAGAGTTGTCTGGAAACACGACGCCGCTCCATTTGATTAATGCGAGGAACAGGATGGCTCAGGTTTCTCAAACTGTTAATCTTTCTGCAACAAACGGAGGAAATTCAAGTACTTTCTCTAATGGGTCTGCTAGGAACAACTGA